The Streptomyces sp. NBC_01317 genomic interval TCTCCGCCTGCATGCGGGGGCTCAGGGACGTGCGCGGCGAGTGGATCATCGGCCGCAGGCTGTCCGGCGGCCGTCCCGTCCTCGGGATCTGCGTCGGGATGCAGATCCTCTTCGAGCGGGGCATCGAGCACGGCGTCGAGACCGAGGGCCTCGACGAGTGGCCCGGCACGGTCGAGCCGCTGAACGCCCCGATCGTGCCCCACATGGGGTGGAACACGGTCGAGGCGCCCCAGGACAGCCAGCTGTTCGCGGGCGTCGGCGCCGACGAGCGCTTCTACTTCGTGCACTCGTACGCCGTGCGGACCTGGGGACTCGAAGTCACCAACCCCGCGATCCGCGCCCCGCGCGTCACCTGGTCCACCCACGGCGAGCCGTTCGTCGCCGCGGTGGAGAACGGCGCACTGTGGGCCACCCAGTTCCACCCCGAGAAGTCC includes:
- the hisH gene encoding imidazole glycerol phosphate synthase subunit HisH → MTEPARSTRPAKKVVVFDYGFGNVRSAERALARAGADVEITRDFDRAMNADGLLVPGVGAFSACMRGLRDVRGEWIIGRRLSGGRPVLGICVGMQILFERGIEHGVETEGLDEWPGTVEPLNAPIVPHMGWNTVEAPQDSQLFAGVGADERFYFVHSYAVRTWGLEVTNPAIRAPRVTWSTHGEPFVAAVENGALWATQFHPEKSGDAGAQLLTNWIGTL